A stretch of the Drosophila sulfurigaster albostrigata strain 15112-1811.04 chromosome 2L, ASM2355843v2, whole genome shotgun sequence genome encodes the following:
- the LOC133848655 gene encoding ran GTPase-activating protein, protein MAMANFNFASMAAKESVEQGISFQDKAESWDTAVDVKAVVDELNSKTPVHFLNLDGNTLGVEAAEAIGEALKRHPEFRKALWKNLFTRRLKSEIPLALQHLGAGLIAAGAKLTVLDLSDNALGPNGMRGLEEFLRSPVLYSLQELYLNNCGLGPEGGRMLATALIDLYENAKAAGSPLQLRIFVAGRNRLENVGAKALSLTLKTLQTLEEISMPQNSIYHVGISALAEGFKMNPHLRLLNMNDNTVTAKGSAKIAEVFEHTPLLREINFGDCLLKTDGAYMFAEALERNHVNLEVLDLSYNEINDDAGLMIITAIQNKPNLKKLNLDGNTFGREGCAQIIAQMAHSLNPNALMPFEEDASAEEGDESGQDDEQDDDNDTAEYADDDYDENEEDEYDPNDTTEEVDEEEDEEEYGKENSAEETAYVTTNNFPPKLFNDTVGTGNNTFAFGNNGNTIAANTSCTPAEFCLSQTPCSLQQFNSLEADKLLSLNNIINQFNGDDHLLLLVFTTLKCAHLSKTSKPALDLAISLYQATFDYAIQTNQETRVLDYVLKQLGLLQSEEHFKTDYDVKSCRYALREALEKQQFANDNIKNTFKLFLEKLDV, encoded by the exons ATGGCAATGGCTAACTTTAACTTTGCCAGCATGGCGGCTAAAGAAAGTGTCGAGCAAGGCATCTCGTTCCAAGATAAAGCGGAAAGCTGGGACACAGCCGTAGATG TCAAGGCGGTGGTTGATGAGCTAAACTCAAAGACGCCGGTGCACTTCCTCAACTTGGATGGCAACACACTCGGAGTTGAGGCCGCCGAAGCCATTGGCGAGGCCCTCAAGCGGCATCCGGAATTTCGCAAAGCCTTATGGAAGAATCTCTTCACACGCCGTCTCAAATCCGAAATCCCTTTGGCACTGCAGCATCTGGGAGCTGGTCTGATTGCCGCCGGCGCGAAGTTGACAGTGCTTGATTTGAGCGATAATGCACTTGGACCCAATGGAATGCGGGGATTGGAGGAATTTTTGCGCTCACCAGTCTTATATTCGCTACAGGAGCTGTACCTAAACAACTGTGGCCTGGGACCTGAGGGTGGCAGAATGCTAGCTACAGCATTGATTGATCTCTACGAGAATGCCAAGGCAGCGGGGTCGCCATTGCAGCTGCGCATTTTTGTGGCCGGGCGCAATCGATTGGAGAATGTGGGCGCCAAAGCGCTGTCATTAACGCTGAAGACATTACAAACACTGGAGGAGATTAGCATGCCACAGAATTCCATCTACCATGTAGGCATCAGTGCGTTGGCCGAGGGCTTCAAAATGAATCCACACTTGCGATTGCTCAACATGAACGACAATACGGTGACCGCCAAGGGCTCTGCCAAGATTGCCGAGGTCTTTGAGCATACGCCACT CTTGCGTGAGATCAATTTTGGCGATTGCCTGTTGAAAACCGATGGCGCCTATATGTTTGCCGAGGCCTTGGAAAGGAATCATGTTAATTTGGAAGTGCTCGATTTAAGTTACAATGAGATCAATGACGATGCTGGTCTCATGATTATAACCGCCATACAGAACAAGCCAAATCTAAAGAAATTAAACTTGGATGGAAATACATTTGGTCGCGAGGGCTGTGCACAAATCATTGCGCAAATGGCGCACAGCTTGAATCCTAATGCGTTGATGCCCTTCGAAGAGGATGCGTCGGCGGAGGAGGGCGACGAGAGTGGCCAAGACGATGAACAGGACGATGACAATGATACCGCTGAGTACGCGGACGATGATTATGATGAAAATGAGGAGGACGAATATGATCCAAATGATACTACCGAAGAGGTCGACGAagaggaggatgaggaggaaTATGGCAAAGAGAATTCCGCTGAAGAGACAGCATACGTGACCACAAATAACTTTCCTCCAAAG CTATTTAATGACACCGTCGGAACCGGCAATAATACATTTGCTTTTGGCAATAATGGGAACACTATTGCCGCCAATACTAGCTGCACACCAGCTGAGTTCTGCTTGAGCCAAACACCCTGTTCTCTGCAGCAGTTCAATTCTCTGGAAGCTGATAAACTGCTCTCGctgaataatataattaat CAATTCAACGGCGATGATCATTTGTTGCTACTGGTCTTCACGACACTGAAGTGCGCACATCTGTCGAAGACCTCAAAACCTGCACTGGATCTGGCCATTTCACTGTATCAGGCCACTTTTGATTATGCCATCCAAACGAATCAGGAAACTCGAGTATTGGATTATGTTCTAAAGCAGCTTGGCTTGCTGCAAAGTGAGGAGCACTTCAAAACAGACTATGATGTTAAAAGCTGTCGCTATGCTTTGCGCGAAGCTCTGGAAAAACAACAGTTTGCCAatgataatattaaaaatacatttaaactATTTCTTGAAAAACTTGATGTGTAA
- the LOC133848566 gene encoding general transcription factor 3C polypeptide 1 has protein sequence MFKGTLTGGVGGSWIAAIFDEIALEGLDGCTLPWLWTLLSIRLECGPQLSEKLQQQIWTLLLRSIDKVSFYQLKEERPLLPPYRRSDDMDTEINNPLVPKTCPIVRLPYGPIKDGPIMGNCFDYRTRQRVDVKELQGMTASEATQHWHQTLVVVASQELRSMALQPSNAVMPKSLPIQQYVFLENVGRSRYNGETTGGPWSAMYHFKDSSFIFYMKNRLRTLRLVTSQPYVERLPTRTICSSLVMLPRFQKIYKTHMQRVLEKLYMVIKVRPERYIPIAEIPDVLDELTSGQTKKLLISHGLRRVYESTQVMQPSKQTGKMRKVTVLRLRNPDLKFDEIMQHDSNDGKEDKSTAEFLNQSRAYVDMPLELECLRAVARSGTRGMSTIEVAQYVAANIHAVRGCLKYLQRVEEIKSFTESEGKTRITRFVAGTEAAADMAQKQKQIAAQSQMLQCQEEPTVPSHVDIVLNDLPEITANMRHFTFPPAVKSEKQSQRLLDRKILIVRQVNERSIVHFTDLIKVLNEMDYYVNSQESICRKTLFRMLHKMQTAGIINAYELTLKYEQRLRIYRLVTHPKIDMEHDLMRREVLRLKSNFHLISEEQLRRPSQLNSMKKNKDILPRKKLSTSAKGIPKPTSPKLLLACILHEFFFYLVYEQQRDQKPLPMSAELLQHWQNTEPSLQTRQYLEEWQTNESHVLPYTDEISWRTFLQPLPSYEDKPPGWFYFMDALERMPLSLMQRMFRVERDGTEQLRPHLLHQVRQHYQLRQLNLQLLIPRLRQQQIYIGTLRLLNNMGLIQVSERQQGRDPLQRWVYLNQRSCLLDTTTSSGHNYNRISAGRKYEELQFEFATREHVTDYWAKLQHVCIYTKLGFMKHREPSKGKKARVRLPQLTFVRKVDFDEAEALDNGSVPGDRQGAAGLSSLLFAHQFRHWSWVKRTIATTKRSILPNAVGKTVNVMPVRKRMNRLRLKPVEKLRRARGVNACARRKSGPRDDVDRDALRNMRTLRVTWTAAEDRLLKMGRAVYLFIDAPLPALALCNVGTVCRDVIRQYLGICNKTTQACVRRLQFLIRQKRDQPDVPNWIYAIQTQPKICAIYNENFLAEIKREYPVRSEQNEALLVHFVLILSMLHRMVSSADTVRRQFTLPDYMEDYQQQFRECGPLNADADQVLFANPTTETELQVNIALGVLHSILCSAKDKTLFNLQAFEIYKNFSEDVLSAAFNKARMDSLLVAMKRRNIHPVSRQVTGPSHLLSAKYKSRLFCQKLGHLLYDTYHRFEKQLQEQRAENKLQLSSPNFAQLLLMGEWMAKDRLQLSLQLPANILTVDTWSMSQPGSSSTDRILDHYSSIFDNAPQTEYSKRLESECSARQAARVRFHPANLTYRLQCGVYNQLSKLPLRAMHFFCALDSIGQSVNISCARLEQGECPFATCIMRSGNYLNAVERISYEHRPLLKQLIADALPPATSQLQLPLDGSSSVAGSTTLTVSATNWLSLVQQLETYWRQQQHQQECKDVGKALAERTLHKLTDWRSLCTGLLEFEAGKEEVERTQDYEPSLNKEERARAQDVFVVHLPTIQLHMEKNDQQQQAKEAQLHKSLLEKVINSSFWRYTENSFETLLPQLQAKDYDANAIQHIKEILEYIEQHPLGVVGLELRRIFPFNKLLLEMLHQLEAHDLIKRVGIASHMYVHKLHMRHWVVHTFHITRLERERIQPQVAAVSAMPQVAFAKKRKASAGEQDTEQPTSSKQAKLTLEPLPVSSEDSSDYELPSRSSKRIRANINKQQSPSTAQPATDEFAREVIVMRPQPWIRANASLNRRVLDRWLGALLSECISRTGCTVYSLFLRFPHLQPVDIMLLMELLCHLDCIHLMELETPTVHIESSYDDDLKEEQVSELYDPSCTYVTAHCNAIGSLTRFIGTKKYSNEFI, from the exons ATGTTTAAGGGAACATTAACTGGTGGTGTTGGCGGCTCCTGGATCGCTGCTATATTCGATGAGATAGCATTAGAAGGCTTGGATGGCTGCACACTACCAT GGCTATGGACGTTGCTCTCCATACGCTTGGAATGTGGACCACAGCTCTCAGAAAAATTGCAGCAACAGATTtggacgctgctgctgcgatctATCGACAAAGTTTCGTTCTATCAATTGAAGGAGGAGCGCCCTTTGCTGCCACCATATCGACGCAGTGATGACATGGACACTGAGATCAATAACCCATTGGTGCCAAAAACATGTCCCATTGTCCGTTTGCCCTATGGACCTATCAAGGATGGCCCTATCATGGGCAACTGTTTCGACTACAGAACACGTCAACGTGTAGACGTTAAGGAGCTGCAAGGCATGACAGCTAGCGAAGCCACTCAGCACTGGCATCAAACATTGGTTGTTGTGGCCAGTCAGGAGCTGCGTTCAATGGCACTCCAGCCGAGCAATGCGGTGATGCCCAAGTCGCTGCCCATTCAGCAGTACGTGTTCCTGGAGAATGTGGGTCGCTCGCGGTACAATGGGGAGACCACGGGAGGTCCCTGGTCTGCGATGTATCACTTCAAGGACTCCAGCTTTATATTCTACATGAA GAACAGGTTGCGCACACTACGTTTGGTAACTTCCCAACCTTATGTGGAGCGACTTCCGACCCGTACAATTTGTTCAAGCTTGGTAATGCTGCCACGCTTTCAAAAGATATACAAGACTCATATGCAGCGTGTGCTTGAGAAGCTCTACATGGTCATTAAGGTGCGTCCAGAACGTTACATTCCCATCGCGGAAATACCAGATGTTCTCGATGAACTCACTTCAGGGCAGACCAAGAAGCTGTTGATTTCGCATGGCCTGCGTAGAGTCTATGAGTCGACACAGGTGATGCAGCCCAGCAAACAGACGGGCAAGATGCGCAAGGTGACGGTGTTGCGACTGCGCAATCCTGATCTCAAATTCGATGAGATCATGCAACACGATAGCAATGACGGCAAAGAGGACAAATCTACAGCGGAGTTTCTCAATCAAAGTCGCGCCTATGTGGATATGCCGTTGGAGCTGGAATGTCTGCGTGCCGTCGCACGCTCGGGTACGCGGGGCATGAGCACAATCGAGGTGGCCCAGTATGTGGCAGCCAATATACATGCGGTGCGCGGTTGCCTTAAGTACTTGCAGCGTGTCGAAGAGATCAAGAGCTTTACGGAGTCGGAGGGCAAGACACGTATCACACGGTTTGTGGCCGGTACAGAGGCGGCTGCTGATATGGCtcaaaagcagaagcaaatCGCTGCACAGTCACAGATGTTGCAGTGTCAGGAGGAACCT ACCGTGCCATCACACGTTGACATTGTGCTGAACGACCTGCCCGAAATAACGGCCAATATGCGGCATTTCACATTCCCGCCAGCGGTGAAATCGGAGAAGCAATCGCAACGTCTACTCGATCGCAAGATACTCATTGTACGGCAGGTGAACGAGCGGAGTATTGTGCACTTCACCGATCTGATCAAGGTGCTCAATGAGATGGACTACTATGTGAACAGCCAGGAGTCTATCTGCCGCAAAACATTGTTTCGTATGTTGCACAAGATGCAAACGGCGGGCATCATTAATGCCTACGAGCTGACGCTGAAGTATGAGCAGCGATTGCGCATCTATCGCTTGGTGACGCATCCCAAAATAGACATGGAACACGACCTGATGCGGCGCGAAGTGTTGCGGCTTAAGAGCAATTTCCATTTGATTAGCGAGGAGCAGCTGCGGCGACCCTCTCAGCTGAACAGCATGAAGAAGAACAAGGACATTTTACCACGCAAAAAGCTGTCAACGAGTGCCAAGGGTATACCGAAGCCAACCTCACCCAAGCTGCTGCTTGCCTGCATCCTGCACGAGTTCTTCTTCTATCTTGTCTACGAGCAGCAGCGTGATCAGAAACCGCTGCCCATGAGCGCTGAGTTGCTGCAGCATTGGCAGAACACGGAGCCATCGCTGCAGACGCGACAATACCTGGAGGAGTGGCAGACCAATGAGTCGCATGTGTTGCCCTACACGGATGAGATTAGCTGGCGCACGTTCCTGCAACCGTTGCCCAGCTATGAGGACAAACCGCCAGGTTGGTTCTACTTTATGGATGCCTTGGAACGCATGCCATTGTCACTAATGCAGCGCATGTTTCGCGTGGAGCGCGATGGCACGGAACAGCTGCGTCCACATCTGCTTCATCAGGTACGGCAGCACTATCAGTTGCGCCAACTGAATCTGCAGCTCTTGATACCACGTCTGCGTCAGCAGCAGATCTACATTGGTACTTTGAGACTGCTTAATAACATGGGGCTGATTCAGGTTAGCGAACGACAGCAGGGACGTGATCCGCTGCAGCGTTGGGTCTACTTGAATCAACGTAGCTGTCTGCTGGACACCACCACGAGCAGCGGTCACAATTACAATCGCATCAGCGCAGGACGCAAGTACGAGGAACTTCAATTTGAGTTTGCGACGCGGGAACATGTCACCGACTATTGGGCTAAGCTGCAGCATGTCTGCATCTACACCAAGCTGGGATTTATGAAACATCGGGAACCATCGAAAGGCAAGAAGGCCAGAGTGCGTCTGCCGCAGCTGACCTTTGTGCGCAAAGTGGACTTTGATGAGGCGGAAGCGTTGGACAATGGCAGTGTGCCGGGTGATCGTCAGGGTGCCGCTGGTCTTAGCTCATTGCTGTTTGCGCATCAGTTTCGCCATTGGTCGTGGGTGAAACGCACCATTGCTACCACGAAAAGATCAATTCTGCCAAACGCTGTGGGCAAGACGGTGAATGTAATGCCGGTGCGCAAGCGGATGAATCGGTTGCGTTTGAAGCCAGTGGAAAAGTTGCGCAGAGCACGCGGTGTGAACGCCTGCGCGAGACGTAAGTCTGGGCCACGAGATGACGTCGATCGCGATGCCTTGCGTAACATGCGCACATTGCGCGTCACCTGGACAGCGGCCGAGGATCGTCTGCTGAAGATGGGACGTGCTGTCTACTTGTTCATTGATGCGCCGCTGCCAGCTTTGGCGCTCTGCAATGTGGGCACCGTTTGTCGGGATGTGATACGTCAGTACTTGGGCATCTGCAACAAGACGACGCAGGCGTGTGTGCGTCGCCTGCAGTTCCTCATCCGCCAGAAACGTGATCAACCTGATGTGCCCAATTGGATTTACGCCATACAAACACAGCCCAAAATATGTGCCATATACAATGAGAACTTCCTTGCGGAAATAAAGCGCGAGTATCCTGTGCGCAGTGAGCAGAACGAGGCGCTGCTCGTTCACTTTGTGCTCATTCTGAGCATGCTGCATCGCATGGTCAGCAGCGCG GACACCGTGCGGCGTCAGTTCACACTGCCCGACTACATGGAGGATTATCAGCAGCAGTTCAGGGAGTGTGGGCCCTTAAATGCGGATGCGGATCAAGTGCTGTTTGCGAATCCCACCACTGAAACCGAGCTGCAAGTTAACATCGCTCTTGGCGTGTTGCACAGCATACTGTGCAGTGCCAAGGACAAGACGCTATTCAATCTGCAGGCCTTCGAGATCTACAAGAACTTCTCGGAGGATGTGCTCAGCGCCGCCTTTAATAAAGCGCGTATGGACTCGCTGCTGGTGGCTATGAAGCGTCGGAACATTCATCCAGTGAGTCGTCAGGTGACGGGACCATCGCATCTGCTCAGCGCCAAGTACAAGAGTCGTCTGTTCTGTCAAAAACTGGGTCATCTACTCTACGACACATACCATAGGTTTGAGAAGCAATTGCAGGAACAACGCGCAGagaataaattgcaattgtcgTCACCCAACTTTGCCCAGCTGTTGTTGATGGGCGAGTGGATGGCCAAGGACCGTCTACAGTTGAGCCTGCAGCTGCCTGCGAATATACTCACCGTGGACACCTGGAGCATGTCGCAGCCGGGCAGCTCCTCGACGGATCGCATACTCGATCACTACAGCAGTATCTTTGACAACGCACCTCAAACTGAATATTCCAAGCGGCTGGAGAGCGAGTGCAGTGCACGGCAAGCGGCGCGTGTTCGCTTCCATCCGGCGAATCTCACGTATCGTCTGCAGTGCGGCGTATACAATCAATTGTCGAAGCTGCCGTTGCGGGCCATGCACTTCTTTTGCGCCTTGGACTCGATTGGGCAGTCGGTGAACATCAGCTGTGCTCGGCTGGAGCAGGGCGAGTGTCCCTTTGCCACATGCATCATGCGCAGCGGCAACTACTTGAATGCCGTGGAGCGCATCTCGTATGAGCATCGTCCCTTACTCAAGCAACTGATTGCCGATGCTTTACCGCCTGCTACATCTCAGCTGCAATTGCCACTGGATGGCTCCAGCTCTGTGGCGGGCAGCACCACGCTCACCGTGTCCGCAACCAATTGGCTGTCGCTGGTGCAGCAACTGGAAACGTATTggcgccagcaacagcatcagcaggaATGCAAGGATGTGGGTAAGGCGCTTGCCGAACGCACCCTCCACAAACTGACGGACTGGCGTAGCCTTTGCACTGGACTGCTAGAGTTTGAGGCGGGTAAGGAAGAAGTAGAGCGCACTCAGGATTATGAGCCATCGCTTAACAAGGAGGAGCGTGCAAGGGCGCAGGATGTGTTTGTGGTGCATCTGCCCACCATTCAGCTTCATATGGAGAAGAatgatcagcagcagcaggccaAGGAAGCGCAGCTGCATAAGTCGCTGCTCGAGAAGGTGATCAA CTCTTCGTTTTGGCGCTATACGGAGAACAGCTTTGAGACGCTGCTGCCTCAGCTGCAGGCCAAGGATTACGATGCCAATGCCATTCAGCACATTAAGGAAATTCTCGAATACATTGAGCAACATCCACTGGGCGTGGTGGGTTTGGAGCTGCGTCGCATTTTCCCATTCAACAAACTGCTGCTGGAGATGCTGCATCAGCTGGAGGCGCACGATCTCATCAAGCGCGTGGGCATCGCTAGTCACATGTATGTGCACAAGTTGCACATGCGTCACTGGGTGGTGCACACATTCCACATTACACGATTGGAGCGAGAACGCATTCAACCGCAGGTGGCTGCCGTGTCAGCAATGCCGCAAGTGGCGTTCGCCAAGAAGCGGAAGGCTTCTGCTGGGGAACAGGATACGGAGCAGCCCACCAGCAGTAAACAGGCGAAGCTAACGTTGGAGCCACTGCCAGTGAGTAGTGAGGACTCGAGTGATTACGAGTTGCCCAGTCGAAGCTCGAAACGCATCAGAGCGAATATCAACAAGCAACAGTCTCCATCGACAGCACAGCCAGCCACAGATGAATTTGCTCGAGAAGTGATTGTGATGCGTCCGCAGCCCTGGATACGTGCGAATGCTTCACTGAATCGTCGTGTGCTTGATCGCTGGCTGGGCGCCTTGCTGAGCGAGTGTATCAGTCGAACCGGCTGCACGGTGTACAGTCTGTTTCTGCGTTTCCCGCATCTCCAGCCCGTGGATATTATGCTGCTGATGGAGCTGTTGTGCCATCTGGATTGCATACATCTCATGGAGTTGGAGACACCAACGGTTCACATTGAATCTTCTTACGATGACGACTTAAAGGAGGAGCAGGTCAGCGAGCTGTACGACCCTAGCTGCACCTATGTGACAGCTCATTGCAATGCCATTGGCAGTCTCACCAGATTCATTGGCACAAAAAAGTATTCCAATGAGTTTATCTAA
- the LOC133848763 gene encoding large ribosomal subunit protein eL24: MKIGLCAFSGYKIYPGHGKTMVKVDGKTFTFLDKKCERSYLMKRNPRKVTWTVLYRRKHRKGIEEEASKKRTRRTQKFQRAIVGASLAEIMAKRNMKPEVRKAQRDQAIKVAKEQKRAVKAAKKAAAPAPAKKSAPKQKATKVTQKSAPRVGGKR, encoded by the exons ATGAA AATCGGTTTGTGTGCATTCAGTGGGTACAAAATTTACCCGGGCCATGGCAAGACCATGGTCAAAGTTGATGGCAAG ACCTTCACCTTCCTGGACAAGAAGTGCGAGCGCTCCTATCTGATGAAGCGTAATCCCCGTAAGGTCACCTGGACTGTGCTGTACCGTCGTAAGCACCGTAAGGGTATCGAGGAGGAGGCCTCCAAGAAGCGCACCCGTCGCACACAGAAATTCCAGCGCGCCATTGTTGGTGCCTCGCTGGCGGAAATCATGGCCAAGCGTAACATGAAGCCCGAGGTGCGCAAGGCACAGCGCGATCAGGCCATCAAGGTGGCAAAGGAACAGAAGCGCGCCGTTAAGGCCGCCAAGAAGGCTGCTGCCCCCGCTCCCGCCAAGAAGTCCGCGCCCAAGCAGAAGGCCACCAAGGTGACGCAGAAGTCTGCGCCTCGCGTCGGTGGAAAGCGgtaa